The sequence below is a genomic window from Halolamina litorea.
CGAGGAGGTCGACCTGCTCGCCCCCACCGAACCGAGCAAGGTCGTCTGCGTCGGGCGCAACTACGTCGCCCACGCCGAGGAACACGACGCCGACGTTCCGGATCGCCCACTCCTGTTCCTGAAGGGCCCGAACACCGTCGCCGGTCACGGCGACACCGTCACGCTCCCGGCGGGGAAAGAGCGCGTCGAGTGGGAGGCCGAACTCGGCGTCGTCATCGGCGAACAGGCGAAGAACGTCGACGCCGACGAGGCGATGGAGTACGTCGCCGGCTACACCTGCGTCGACGACGTGTCGAACCGCGACGACCAGCGCAGCGAGTCCCAGTGGGTCCGTGGCAAGGCGTTCGACGGCGCGGCACCGATCGGCCCCTGCGTCGCCGACCCCGGGCACGTCGCCGACGACGCCACGGTCCGGACCATCGTCAACGGCGAGGTCGAACAGGAGGCCACCATCGACCAGATGGTGTTCGACGTGCCGACGCTGATCGAGGAGATCACGACCTACCTCACGCTCGAACCGGGCGACGTGATCGCCACCGGTACGCCGGAGGGCGTCGGCCCCTTCGAGGACGGTGACCACGCCGAAATCGAGGTCGAGGGCGTCGGCACGCTCGAACACGGGGTCACCCGGTGAGCGAGGACGACACCGTCGTCCGCGTCTGGCACGGCTGGACCGATCCGGCGGACGCCGACGCCTACGAGGCGTTCCTCACCGATCCCGACGACGGACTGCTCGCGACGATGTCGGGCGAGGGGTATCTGGGCTACGACCTGCTCCGACGCGACGACGGCGACGAGGTGGAGTTCGTGACCCAGATCCGTTTCGCGGATTACGACGCCGTGGCCGCGTTCGCCGGCGAGAACTACGAGAGCGCCCACATCCCGGAGCCGGCGCAGGAGCTACTGGCTCGGTGGGCAGACGAAGCGAAACACTACGAACGACGGGCGATCGGACGGCCTTGAGCAGGCAGGGCTGATCGGAGTCGACCGCGCTCGCCCCCTTCTGTTGCCCAAACGATTTGTTCTCCCGCTCCGCAGCGCCCGTATGGTCCCCTCCACCCGAGAC
It includes:
- a CDS encoding fumarylacetoacetate hydrolase family protein translates to MRHARFRDPSGAVRHGEWHGDAVSFAGERYDLEEVDLLAPTEPSKVVCVGRNYVAHAEEHDADVPDRPLLFLKGPNTVAGHGDTVTLPAGKERVEWEAELGVVIGEQAKNVDADEAMEYVAGYTCVDDVSNRDDQRSESQWVRGKAFDGAAPIGPCVADPGHVADDATVRTIVNGEVEQEATIDQMVFDVPTLIEEITTYLTLEPGDVIATGTPEGVGPFEDGDHAEIEVEGVGTLEHGVTR
- a CDS encoding antibiotic biosynthesis monooxygenase, whose amino-acid sequence is MSEDDTVVRVWHGWTDPADADAYEAFLTDPDDGLLATMSGEGYLGYDLLRRDDGDEVEFVTQIRFADYDAVAAFAGENYESAHIPEPAQELLARWADEAKHYERRAIGRP